CCTTAAACCCAATTGTTAATGCAGGAGGTACTTATACTTTAACGGTGACTAATGTCACCCAGCCAGTGAATTTAACATGTACTTTTACGGCTACTGTAAATGTGATTGTAGATAAAGTTTTACCGGTAGTCACTCTAACTTCTACGTTTGCGCAAATATGTCCTGGTGAATCTGTAATACTTACTGCTGCCGGAGGTGTAACTTATACTTGGGCAACTTTAACGGGAACGGGTAATACACAGGTTGTTTCACCAGCAGTAACAGCAGTATATTCTGTTACAGCTACAGGAGCAAATGGATGTGTATCTGCAGCTCCGGCAACAATTACCATCATTGTAGGACCGCCAATAGCTTTTATTGCAGCATCAAAAGCTAAAATTTGTGCCGGGGAATCGGTAACATTAACAGCAAGTGGTGGATTTACTTATAACTGGACAGGTCTTACCGGAAACGGAAATACGCAAATTGTAACTCCAGCAGTTACTACAACATACGAAGTTTTTGCATTAGGAGGAAATGGTTGTGTGTCAACTACACCGGCAAAAATCACCATCGAAGTTGTTCCGGCTATCGTTTCTACATTAGCAGATGTATCTGTTTGTTCTGGCGATTCTGCTACATTGGATGCGGGAGCAGGACCAAACTACACTTATCTTTGGAGTAATGGTGCCACTACACAGACTATTACAACCAATATTCCAGGTTCATATTCTGTTACGATTAGTAATGGGACATGTTCTAGATTGTTTACTGCACAGATTATTAATCCTGATCTTCCACAATTTACTAATGTAGTTTACGATAAGGAGATGCTTACTATTACAGCTTCAAACCCTAGTGGTGGAGTTTTAGAATATTCTATTGATGGTGGTGTCAATTGGCAGACTTCAAACATATTTTATAATGTATTAAAAAATTCGAGTTATAATTTAATGGTAAGAAAACAGGGTGCTAAATGTGGCAATTCTTTAGAGTTCTTTACTTTTGTTTTAAATAATGCGATTACTCCAAATAATGATGGAGCAAATGATTATATTGATTTTAATGGAATTATCAATTATAAAAACTTTGCCGCTTCAATATTTGACAGATACGGTGCCGAATTATTTAAAGCAGATAAATCAAATACCAGATGGAATGGTTCTTTAAAAGGTATTAATTTACCAACAGGAACTTATTGGTATCGCGTACAATATGAAAACCCAGCGAGTAAAAAACTCGAATTAAAATCCGGATGGATTCTTCTGAAAAACAGAGAATAATTTTTTCGCAAAATAAAGACAAAGCCTTTCTAATTTTGAAAGGCTTTGTCTTTTATAAAAGGCTGTTGTTTTTGAAATAATTCTAGGTCAATTATTAGCAGTCTGTTTCAAAATAAATTAAGTTTATTCTTTTCAAACTCATGAATAATATCACTAAAAATTGATTTTCTTGAGCTTATGAATCTAGGGAATGGTAAATAAACATCATTTAATTTTAATCATTGACAAAAAAAACTTATTTTAGTTAGACCAAAATTTGTCAAAATATTAATATTAAAATATAGATGGGAGTACTTGTTACCAACGAGACAGTAAAACAGCTGTTTCATATTGCACAGTCAATTGCAAGAGAAAATTATAACGCTACTTACGATGGTCCGCATATTTTGCAGGCTTTAATGCATAAAGATATAGGCTTAAATGAGTTTCTGAAAACCATAGATAAAGATCCCGGATATTTTTACGAATGGGCAGATGTGCGTATCGAAGATTATCCGAAAACCACTCATCTTCCGGCAGAAGTTGGAGAAGGTGAATCTGTAGATCAGATTTTAGAAGAAGCGGATGATATTCGATTAAAGCTTGGTTTAGATGAGATTACTCCGATTTGTATTCTTACAGCAATTGTAAAACCGCAGGTTGCTTTTACGTTACAACAATTAAAGTCACTTCCTTTAAGAGAACACGAGATTTTTAATTTATATCGAAAAGATACTCCTTTTGCAGCTTCAGATAATGGTGATATTTCTTCTCTGTTTGGAGGTTCTTCAGATTCTTCTTTTCCTTCAATTAAAAGTTATTGTATAGACCGAACTGCGCAGGCAAGAAACGGAGATATAGAAAACATTATAGGTAGGGATAAAGAGCTTCGAATGTTGGTGGAAATCCTTTGCCGTAGAAGTAAACCTAATGTAATTATCGTAGGTGAACCGGGTGTTGGTAAAACCGCTTTGGTAGAAGGTTTTGCAACAGAAATTATCAAAGGAAATGTTCCTGAGATGCTGAAAAATGCAACTTTGCTGGAGCTTGATACTGGAGCTTTATTAGCCGGAACGTCTTATAAAGGTGAAATTGAAGACCGCCTGAAAAAAGTAATTAACGAATGCAAAAAAATTGAAAAAGCAGTTTTATTTATTGATGAAATTCACACGCTGTTAGATCCAAAAGGAAGCATCGGAAATATCGGAAATATCCTTAAACCCGAATTGGCAAGAGGTGAGATTACGGTAATTGGAGCTACTACTCAGGAAGAATATAGGAAAATTATTGAGCCTGAACAAGCTTTTAACAGACGTTTTGAAGTGTTGACGGTGCTTGAGCCGGATGAAAAAACCTGTGTAAAAATGATTGATGTTTTGTTGGATGGTTATAAAAAACACCACGGAATTGAAGTCGAAAAAACAGCAATTCGCGAATGTGTACGTTTGGCAAAGCGCTATGCAAAAGGAAAAAAACTTCCCGATGCAGCGATTGACCTTTTAGACCGAACCATGGCAGCAATCAAAATGCTTGATGAACTTTCGGAAAAAGAACTCGAAAGCTGGAAAGAAATTTATGAAAATATTTTAAAAGAAGAATATTTTGATGATAAAGATAAAGCCGATGAATTGATATGGAATTACAATTTATTAAGAGATAAAATCAGTCCTATTTTGTGGGGTTCTCTAAGCGAGCAGCCGCAAATTGATAATTCTATGCCGATAGAATCAATTCAAAAAATAATAGAAGAAACGTATGCCGAACTTTTACAGCATGCGGCTAAAAAAAGAGAGAAAGTTGACCGTCTCGAATTGGCTGCGGTAATGGCAGCAAAAACCAATATTCCGATTGGGAAAATTCAGGCTCAAGAGAAAGAGAAATTGCTGAATATGGAAGGTCTTCTGATGAACAGAGTGGTTGGTCAGGATCATGCCTTGAAAATACTTTCAGATGCTATTGTTGAAAACCGAAGTGGTTTAAACAAGCCAGGGCAACCTATTGGTTCATTTTTCCTTTTAGGACCGACCGGAACAGGAAAAACAGAATTGGCAAAATCGATGGCAGAATTGCTTTTTAATGACGAAAAAGCAATGGTACGTTTTGATATGTCAGAGTTTAAAGAAGAGCATTCTGCAGCACTTTTATATGGTGCTCCTCCAGGTTATGTAGGTTACGAGGAAGGAGGAATGTTGGTGAATAAAATTAGGCAGCAACCATACACCGTAGTTTTATTTGATGAAATTGAAAAAGCGCATCATTCGGTTTTTGATGTCTTTTTACAGATTATGGACGAAGGAAAAGTACATGATAAACTCGGAAAAGAAGGAGATTTCAGCAACGCTTTGATTTTGTTTACTTCAAATATCGGTAGCGAAGAAATTGTAAAACAGTTTGAAGAAGGTAAAGTTCCCGAATCGAATTCATTAATGCAGATTATGTCTAATTCCGGGAAATTCAGGCCTGAGTTTTTGGCAAGAATTACAGAAATTATTCCGTTTGCACCGATTACAGAATCTATTGCGGAAAGAATTTTTAATATTCAATTAAAATCGCTCCACAATTCATTAACCAGATTGGGAATGTCATTGAAAATAAGTGATGAAGCAGTAAAGAATTTAGCATTAAACGGATTCAGCAGTAAATACGGTGCAAGACAAATTTCGGGTGTTATAAGATCGCAATTGGCAAGACCAATTTCGAAAATGATTGTACGAGAAGAAGTAAAAGCCGGACAAAACCTATCAGTAGACTGGAATACTGAAGAAGAAAAAATCAGCTGGAAAGTAGACTGATTTCACAAGTCTGTATAAATTTTAATTTTAAATTAATTCTCTCGCAGATTTAGCTAATCAAGCTGATTTATTAAAATTCGCAAAATCTGTTTAATCTGCGTGAATATTAAAAGAGAATATTCATTTTTAGAATATAGAAAGCTTAGAAACACATAAAAATGAAACCAAATTTCAAGAAAATTATTGTAGCTGCAGTATTTTTAAGTTGTTCACAATTTGCAGATGCTCAGTTTATTTCAGCATCTGATACTTCAGAAAGCAGTGTGAAGAAATACCAGAATATCATTGAAGCCAATAAAGAAGTGGTCACTTTTATTGAATATTCTATGGTGGAAAAAGGTTTGCCGAAGCATTTAAGAAACTTAGCTTTAATAGAATCTCATTTCAACAGGAATGTTACTTCAAGCGCTGGAGCAGTAGGAGTGTGGCAGTTTATGACCGCCCATGCCAATCAATATGGGCTTACAGAAGATCGCCGAAATGACTTGTACAGAAGTACAAAAACAGCCGCAGTTTCGCTGAAAAATCTGTATAAAAAATACAATAATTGGGTAACGGTTGTGGCAGCATACAATTGTGGGGAAGGGAATATTGCGAAGGCAATGCAGGCTGCAAATTCTACGCAATATCATGTTTTTTCTAAATATTTGCCTGCAGAAACCATCAATCACGTGAAAAAGTATCTCAATGCATGTTATGCAACAGGAGAATTGTCATTGGTTTTAGATAATTACAATAATGCGAGAACAATCGCTCTTCTTAATACAAGAAATACAAATGCTACCGAAATTCCTTTGTCTGAAACTGAAATTAATGCCGGATTTAAACTCAATGTGATTGCAGATGAATTGAAAATCGAAATGAATGATCTCCTGAGTTGGAATCCAGAGATTGTTAGTACTTTAGAAGCTGATGGCGAGAGTAAATTTTTTCTTCCAACAGATTTAATGCCCGATTTTTTAATGAAAAAGAATGCGATTCTCTCGAAGTCGATACGTACAAAATAAAACAAAATCCGAAGTTATTATTCTTCGGATTTTGTTTTGTGTAATTTAAGCAGATTCTATTTCAATTTCTTTTGTTTTGTTATTCCGCTCAATAACAATCTTCATTTTCGAACCAAAAAATTTTCTAAGAAAAGAGTACATTTCACAATTGTTTTTTGGAGGTGTTTCACCATTGATACTTATTAATGCATCACCTAGAACCAAATTCTCGACTCTTGTAGAAAGTATTGTTATCATATTTTTTTCTTTCTCAAAATTATAATTGACAGAAAATCCTAGATTATGCAGAGCTGTATCATTAATACTTTCAGTATTCTGATTTACCTGTTTTATAAAAAGTTTGTGATTTTTTAAATCTAAATAGGAAATAAACTGTTTGCTAAAATCAAATCCCATATTATTAAAATCATTTTTTGAGGTTTTAAAAACCTGATTAGTTACATTAAGGTTTTCAATTTGTATTTCCGCATTGTATATTTTATGGTGTAAATCTTTATCATTATTCACACCGTGTATTCCATAGTTATTGCTCTTTGTATGATATGAAATATGCTGATTTTTTTCTATATATTTATTTAGTTTAAAATCTGTGGTACTTAATCCTCCGTTGCTTCCGGTATCAAACTGTACAAATCGTTTCTGTTTTCCTATTGTTATAGGCATATATGGAGCAGAAGTTTTTTGGAGTTTAATTTTGGTAAAACCAATAAGATGATTTTCATTAAATGTTGAAGGAGTGTGAAAAACAATTTTTTTATTGTCAGGATTAATTTCCACAATATAGTTTTCCATTATATCTCGTCCAATAATTCCACTTATTTTTAAGTTCGTACAACTCATTTTTGAGAATAAATTTAAATCGGTATAAAGCACTTCTTGGTCAGTGTAGTTTTGATTTAAAAAATTAAAAGAAAAATTCACAGCATTGATTGATTTTCTTTCACTGCCAATTCCTCCTATGTTCTCAATAATTTTTGAAACAGGAAGATTGGGAAAAACTTCTGAGTTTATGCATGTCATAAATGCTCCAGTATCAAAAACAAATTGATGATTTTTCCCCTCTACTGAGACATGAACAATAGGCCATCCGTCTATGATTTCAAATGGAACTGATAATTCCTGAGCTTGGTTTTTTGTAAATGATAAAAACAAAATAAATAATAAGGAAAGCTTATACATAATGATTAAATACGATTGATATTAAAGTGATTTTTTTGTGAAATTTACCTCTTTTTAAAGATATGAAAAAATGTTGAAAATGCTTTAAATGCACAAAAAAATGAAAGTCTAGTTAAAAATAACATAACTTGTATCAAACAAACTAAAAAGTCCGAAACTTATCAAGTTTCGGGCTTTTTTTTAATATCAATATCTAAATATGAGAATTAAGGATTTGAGATAATCAATGTTGATGGAATATCCGATAACCAAAGGCTTTTAGAATCGATTAAACCGCGCCAGCTTTTCTTGCTGATTAGCATTAAATCCTGCGACTGCAAAAATTCTTTTTCAATCTGTTTTTCGTTGTATAAAGTGATGTGATTGGGTGCAACCTGTTCGATGCTTCTAATCAGTTCTTTCACTTCAATATTATTTCTGATTTGTCCTGCAACATCCAAAATAATGATTTGTGAATTGTTATTATTAATCAGTCTTTTGGCATATTCAAGCAAATAGAAATCACTTAAATTAAAGATGGGAATAAACACTCTGTCTGCTGAATTAAAGTCTCTGTCTACCAATACTCCAACAGGAATATTGGTATTATCCAAAATCTGCAATGTAGAATCATCAAATGGCGAATTGTTGAAAATGTTGCTTTTCCCTTTTACAGTATTCAATAGTTTTTCAGGATTGATAATCTTCGTGGTGAAACCTAAAAGCCTTCCTAATAAACTCCCTTCGTACATCGATTTTCCGAGCATAATGAGAAGAAGATCGTAATTTCCTTTGTTTGAAATATTGGTCAAATCATTTTCAATATCAGTAGAAGCTTTGAAAAGAGTTGTTACTTCAAGTTTAAGTTCCTGCGAAGTTTCGATTACATTTTTAAACTGTTCTTTTTCAAAATCTTCAATATCAAAAGCGTGCAATTCATCAACTGGAGCGATATTCATTGCCGTTACACTTTTATTACCATTCATTTTATTCGTAAGGTTGTCGGCAAGTTTTAGTAATGTACTTCCTGATTCTGGAGTTTCAAAAGATAAAAGCACTCTGTATTTTGCATCATTATCATCATGATCTTCTTCTTCCAATGAAGATTTTTTTCCTTTAAAGAAATAATTGATGATGTCTAGACAAGGTCCGGTCATGAATGTAGTAAATAATGCCATGATGACCAGCATGGTGAATAATTCAGGTCCTAAAACTCCAAGATCGTAACCGATATTTAAAACGATAAGTTCGGTAAGACCTCTTGTATTCATCAATGCACCAATGGTAAGACTGTCTTTCCAGCTTAATTTTAGGAATTTTGCGGTCAGTGCGCTTCCTACAAATTTTCCTACAACGGCTGTAAGAATAATAAAACCGCCGATTTTCCAAAGGTGTGGGTCATTCAATAATCCGACTTGTGTTCTTAAACCTGTAAATACAAAGAAAAGCGGAAGCAATAGTACCAAGGCAACATCTTCTATTTTTTCGATAAAAAGGTTTCTGAATTTTACATTTTCAGGCATAATGGCTCCTGCCATAAAAGCTCCAAATAATGCATGAATTCCGATAACTTCTGTGGCGTATGACGAGATAATAAGAATTAAGAAAAATACAGCAACCAATGCTTTGCTGATGAAACCTTTTCCTTTCTGAGATTCTGCAATTCTGTGTAAAAAGGGTCTCACTGCTTTAATCATAATAAAAACGTAAACAATCGCCATAATAATCACGAAAATAGATCCTGAAAAAGATCCTGCTTTTACCACTGCAATTACCGCTGCCAAAATACACCATGCTGTAATATCATCGGCTGCAGCACAGGTAATAACGACAGTTCCAATCTTCGTTTTATGTAAATTCCGCTCCTGTACAATTCTAGCAAGAACCGGAAATGCGGTGATACTCATGGCAATCGCTATAAATAAAGCGAAGGAACTGAACTGAATTCCTTCCGGAGCAAATTCTTTATAAATGAAATAAGACAATCCAACTCCCAATGCGAAAGGAATAATGATACTTGCGTGACTGATGACAACGGCATCGTGTGCTTTTTTTCTTAAAACACTCAAATCAAGCTCCATTCCGACAATATACATGAAGAGAATTAAGCCTATTTGACTTAAAAACTGTAAATTTCCCAGAGATTCTGTCGGGAAAATGAATGCTGAAAGTTCAGGAAAATACAATCCAAAAAGCGAGGGTCCTAAAACAATACCGGCAATCATTTCTCCAATTACGGAAGGTTGTTTCAACTTCATGCATATCCATCCAAATAATTTTGCGACCAAAATAATCGTAACAATCTGAGCCAGTAAAAGTGCTAAAGGATGATGAAGATTTGATAAGAAAGAATCGGTGAAATTCTCCCACATTGTATTTCCGGTAGCTTTATTGGGTGTAATATTTTCTCCTATTTCTAATGTTTTTCCTTCAACGAAAAACCAATACATCAGGCATGAAAAAAAGATAATCGTTGCTACATAAAAAATAATATTTCGATATTTCCCCATATTCAATAGTCATTTTATTTGAATGCAAATTTCTAAAGAATAAACGGATGTAAAAACTTGTTTTTTTTGAAATGTAACGAATATGCAGAATAATGTAATGAAAAGAAGAGATCTGTAATCTAACCTTTGTCTATGAAAAAATCCCTTTCAGAAACTAAAAGGGATTTGTAATGTTTTATAATGAAACGGTAGTTTTAAGAAATCAATTTCATGATTTCTAAAGCTACTTTCAATGCTTCGGTTCCGTCTTCCAAAGAAACTTCAACGTTTTTATCTTCTAAAATCGAATCCGCAAAAGAATTTAATTCGTCCAAAATTGCATTATTAGCCTGAATATTTGGATACTCAAATAAAATCTGATTTTTTTCACCTTCAGCATTCTCAATAATCATATCAAATGGAGTAGGGTTTTCGGGAGCATCTTTCATTCTGATAACTTCTGCTTTTTTCTCTAAGAAATCAACAGAAACATAGGCATCTTTCTGGAAAAAACGACTTTTTCTCATCGCTTTCATAGAAATTCTTGAGGTTGTTAAATTGGCAACACAGCCGTTTTCAAACTCAATTCTTGCATTGGTAATATCCGGAGTTTTACTGACTACACAAACGCCGCTTGCATGAATATTTTTTACTTTTGATTTTACAACACTCAGCAAAATATCAAGATCGTGAATCATTAAGTCTAAAACCACAGAAACATCAGTTCCACGCGGATTAAACTCAGCCAAACGGTGAATCTCAATAAACATTGGGTTTTGAATATAATCTTTTGCCCCAATAAACGCAGGATTATATCTTTCAACGTGGCCAACCTGTGCTTTGATGCCGTTTGCTCTACATTTTGAAAGAATTTCTTCAGCTTGCTCAAGCGTCTGAGTCACTGGTTTTTCAATAAAAAAATGAAGCCCTTTTTCAATAGCTTTCAGAGCATAATCATAATGATACAATGTTGGAGTAACAATATCCAACATTTCTATTTGATCTAATAATTCATCAAAATTTTCAAAATATTTATATCCGAATTCAGCTTCTAGCTTTCTTCCGTTTTCTACATCTTTATCGTGGAAACCTATGAAATCATATTTATCAGACTGATTTAGAAGTCTTAAATGTATTTTTCCCAAATGTCCGGCGCCTACCAAACCTGCTTTTAACATAGCGTTGTAATTTTTGTAAAGATAATAATTTTAGGTATTAGTAAATAGATGATAGGTTTTAGGTTGATAAGTATTGATTGTTTTTTTACTTTTGTAGCTACACTATCTAATAACTGTTGATAATGCATGATTCGTTTGTACATAAAGGGAAAAGGAAAAATTTGGTTGAATATCTTAGATACAAGATTGGGATTTCGGATGAGAATGTACTTGCTGCAATAAATGCAGTACCGAGACACCTTTTTATTGAAAGTATTTTTGAAGATTTTGCCTATGAAGATCGTGCTTTTCCGATATTGGCGCATCAGACAATTTCTCATCCTTCAACGGTGGCAGAGCAGTCTGAGCTTTTGCAGGTGAAGCCAGGAGAAAAAGTGCTTGAAATAGGAACTGGTTGTGGGTATCAAACGGCTGTTTTATTGGCGATGAAAGCCTTAGTTTATACGGTTGAAAGACAGAAAGATCTTTTCGATTTTTCTAAAAATAAACTGAGAGAAATGCACTTGTACCCAAAGTTTCAAAGCTTTGGAGATGGTTTTGCAGGACTTCCTACTTTTGCACCTTTCGATAAAATAATTGTGACTTGTGGAGCCGCAGTTTTACCTACTGAATTATTAAAACAATTAAAGGTAGGTGGGAAAATGGTAATTCCTTTGGGACCGACCGATCAACAGGTTTTGTATCGATTTACTAAAATTTCTCCTACTGAAATTGAAAAAGAAGAATTTGGTGCGTATAAGTTTGTGCCGATGTTGAATAATACAAATCAGTAAAATATATAAAAGCAAACAATAAGTCATGAAATATTTAGCTTTTATATTCTTGATATTTTTAATTACAATTTCAAATGCGCAAAATGTTATTTCGAAATATGAGTTGCAAACGATTTTAAAAGAGTCTTTACAAAAATCTAGGAATATGGTTTCTACAGCAAATAACAATTGGAGTTATGATAACACAAATGATGATTATTATAAAAATGATACAATTGTTTTAAATTCCGCAAGAAGTTTTAAGATGGATTGTTGTAGAGTCATAAACTGGAGTTTTTATGAAAACGAAAGATGTGTAATTGAAAACGCAAACTATTGTAATGAACCGCCGACAAAATTAATTTCAAAAAAAGAAGATTATGTAACTCTGGAAATAATTGAGCTGTGTGGAGAAACTTATATAGAACAAAATAATTTAAATGGTATTTTAGATAGGTTTAAAATAATAGAATTTTTACGAAATAAACTACGTGGAATTGGCGAGGACGAATTCGATTATACGTTAAAATTATTTCGAATTAGAAAATAAATTAGTTGTTTACTGACAGATATGATCAATCCCGATATTTTAGATTATAACGAAAGACAATCAGATTCAGACAAAGAAATTTGTAAAATGCTTTCTCAATTAATTGATTCTGGTTTGAATGATGCTGAGAATAAAATCTGGCACGCTCATCCTGTCTGGTTTTTAGAAGGAAATCCAATTGTAGGGTACAGCAAACAGAAAAAAGGAATTCGTTTGATGTTTTGGAGCGGAAAATCTTTTAATGAAGAACAATTGAATGTCGTAGGAGAAAAATTTCAGGATGCCTCTATATTTTATAATAATGTCAACGAAATTATCGAAACTGATATTCTGCGTTGGCTTAAAAAGTCTGTGGAAATTCAGTGGGATTATAAAAATATTGTAAAAAGAAAAGGCGAGTTGATTAGATTGAAATAAATTACTTAAAGAGATTAATCTGAGGTTTTTCGGAATGAAAATTGAACTTTAGTTTAAATGAAATCAAAAAAATAAATCAATAATAATGAATAAAAACCTCACTTGTAAAAGTAGTGAGGTTTTTATTTGTCTAAAAAATAAATAATGAAAGTTTTTATAAACAAAAGAATTCCCGAAATAGGAATTACCATGCTAAAAGAAGCCGGATTGGAAGTGATAATTCCGGAAAATGATAATCTGTCACGTGAAGAATGGTTAGAATACTGCAAAAAAACAGACGCTGTTTTAAATGTTGGCGGTAATCAATTTAACCAAGAATTTTTTGAGGAATGTCCTAATGTAAAGGCAATTGCATTGTTCAGTGTAGGTTTTGACCATGTTGATATTAAAGAAGCCAACAAAAGAAATATCCCAATAGGAAATACGCCGGATGTTTTGAGCCGTGCTACTTCGGATGTTGCATTTTTGTTGATGCAATCGGTTTCTAGAAGAGCGAGTTTTTATTTTCAAAAAGTAAAAGACAGAAATTGGGGTAATTTTGACCCTTTATATGAACTTGGACAGGAATTGTACGGTAAAACTTTGGGTATTTTCGGTTTAGGCAGAATCGGTTTTGAAATGGCCGAAAAATGCAAGAAAGCTTTCGGAATGAATATTATTTATCACAACAGAAATCATAATGAAGAAGCCGAACAAGAACTCGATGCAAAATATGTTTCTTTTGATGAATTGATCGAGAAATCGGATGTTTTAAGCATTCATGCCAATTTTAAACCCGAACAAAGCAATCTTTTCAATGCTTCAGTGTTTGAAAAGATGAAAAAGAATG
The sequence above is a segment of the Chryseobacterium turcicum genome. Coding sequences within it:
- a CDS encoding 2-hydroxyacid dehydrogenase, with amino-acid sequence MKVFINKRIPEIGITMLKEAGLEVIIPENDNLSREEWLEYCKKTDAVLNVGGNQFNQEFFEECPNVKAIALFSVGFDHVDIKEANKRNIPIGNTPDVLSRATSDVAFLLMQSVSRRASFYFQKVKDRNWGNFDPLYELGQELYGKTLGIFGLGRIGFEMAEKCKKAFGMNIIYHNRNHNEEAEQELDAKYVSFDELIEKSDVLSIHANFKPEQSNLFNASVFEKMKKNAIFVNTARGGFHNQKDLYQALVSGKIWGAGLDVTNPEPIEDNDPILQLSNVCILPHIGSATIEARNGMARLAAENIIAFSKGEKMKHIANPEVY